In Lathamus discolor isolate bLatDis1 chromosome 1, bLatDis1.hap1, whole genome shotgun sequence, the following are encoded in one genomic region:
- the HMGXB4 gene encoding HMG domain-containing protein 4 encodes MAYDDSKKKEEFLESDRSVDDGLATGRIQREKKRSYKDLRQEEDDIATQDSERSPGTEPHKKKKKHSSDEFCYRGVTPLDLPSKKKKKAVSSPSSADTTVDLLKAVTSPLATSSKSSKKTSEKSSYSSSGHSESKKEHPKKKLSGSSGEHSVDDGSFHKSKKMKPLYVNTETLTLREPDGLKMKLILSPKEKSSAADDDSFSYSSAPAASKKSSKKSARDEQGSFLLGHELQSFLKSSRKKHKSPPDSHPPSESFGADTSVYSEGHGSEYEVSGVEAPPESGSSSGGELEAGELVIDDSYREIKKKKKSKKSKKKKDKEKHREKKHSKSKKSSGHSSEVTVSPPPPPSTHYVLPPPPPAVFHSDGQSEKRRKKEDKEKDKAEKWEKEREKEREREKEREREKEREKEREKEREREKEREREKEREREKEREREKEREKEREREKEREREKEREREKEKERERDKPKKKNMSAYQVFCKEYRTNIVSEHPGIDFGELSKKLAEVWKQLPEKDKLIWKQKAQYLQHKQNKAEATTVKRKASSSDGAPKIKASPTGVISPQKKSPTSTVVVPSSPAKAPETEPIDVAAHLQLLGESLSLIGHRLQETEGMVAVSGSLSVLLDSIICALGPLTCLTTQLPELNGCPKHILSNTLDNIAYIMPGL; translated from the exons ATGGCTTATGATGACTCCAAGAAGAAAGAAG AGTTCCTAGAGAGCGACCGAAGCGTTGATGATGGGCTGGCAACTGGCAGGATACAGCGAGAGAAGAAGCGCTCTTACAAGGATCTGCGGCAAGAGGAAGATGACATAGCAACTCAG GACAGTGAGCGTTCTCCAGGGACAGAACCtcacaaaaagaagaaaaagcactcATCTGATGAGTTCTGCTACAGAG GTGTTACACCTCTGGACCTACCatcaaagaagaagaaaaaagcagtttctAGCCCATCCTCAGCTGATACAACCGTGGATTTACTCAAGGCTGTCACCTCACCTTTGGCCACAAGCTCAAAGTCTTCAAAGAAGACCTCTGAAAAATCATCTTATTCTTCCTCTGGccattctgaaagcaaaaaggagcATCCCAAGAAGAAGCTGAGTGGGAGCAGTGGGGAGCACTCAGTGGATGATGGTAGCTTCCACAAAtctaaaaaaatgaaacctcTTTATGTGAACACAGAGACACTTACTCTTCGTGAACCTGATGGCTTGAAGATGAAGCTCATCCTTTCACCAAAAGAGAAAAGTAGTGCAGCAGATGACGATTCTTTTTCTTACTcttcagcaccagcagcttcaAAGAAATCTTCAAAGAAATCAGCTCGAGATGAGCAAGGCTCGTTCCTGCTAGGTCATGAACTGCAGAGCTTTCTGAAGTCATCCCGGAAGAAGCACAAGTCACCTCCAGACTCACATCCACCTTCTGAGAGTTTTGGTGCTGACACCTCTGTTTATTCAGAGGGCCATGGGAGCGAGTATGAGGTTTCAGGTGTAGAGGCTCCACCAGAATCTGGCTCCTCTTCTGGTGGGGAGTTGGAGGCTGGGGAGCTTGTGATAGATGACTCCTACCGggaaatcaagaagaaaaagaagtcaaaaaaaagtaaaaaaaaaaaagacaaggagAAACACAGAGAGAAGAAGCACTCTAAGTCTAAAAAGAGTTCTGGGCACAGTTCTGAAGTAACAGTgtcaccaccacctcctcccagTACCCACTATGTtcttcctccacctcctcctgctgttTTCCACTCAGATGGTCAAAgtgagaagagaaggaaaaaagaagacaaggAGAAGGACAAAgctgagaaatgggaaaaggagagagaaaaggaaagagaaagagaaaaagaaagagaaagagaaaaggaaagagaaaaagaaagagaaaaggaaagagaaagagaaaaagaaagagaaagagaaaaagaaagagaaagagaaaaggaaagagaaagagaaaaagaaagagaaaaagaaagagaaagagaaaaggaaagagaaagagaaaaagaaagagaaagagaaaaggaaaaagaaagagaaagagacaaa ccaaagaagaaaaacatgtctGCCTATCAAGTGTTCTGTAAGGAATATCGTACAAATATTGTGTCTGAGCACCCTGGAATAG ATTTTGGAGAGTTAAGTAAAAAACTGGCAGAAGTGTGGAAGCAGCTACCTGAGAAGGATAAATTG ATCTGGAAACAGAAAGCTCAGTATCTCCAACACAAGCAGAATAAAGCAGAGGCTACTACTGTGAAGAGAAAGGCATCATCTTCAGATGGTGCaccaaaaataaaag CTTCTCCAACAGGAGTGATTTCCCCTCAGAAGAAGTCCCCCACCAGCACTGTGGTGGTGCCTTCCTCACCAGCCAAAGCCCCTGAGACAGAACCTATTGATGTAGCTGCACACTTACAGTTGCTGGGTGAATCTCTGAGCCTTATTGGGCACAGACTGCAGGAAACAGAG GGAATGGTGGCTGTTTCAGGAAGTTTGTCAGTACTTCTAGATTCAATCATCTGTGCTTTGGGCCCATTAACGTGTCTGACCACACAACTACCTGAGCTGAATGGCTGCCCTAAGCATATTTTG TCAAACACACTAGACAACATCGCCTACATCATGCCTGGACTTTGA